A genomic segment from Polyangium mundeleinium encodes:
- the tssF gene encoding type VI secretion system baseplate subunit TssF — MSKGDPDREMLELYARELAYLRERGAEFAKDYPKIAARLGTSNQASADPHVERLVEAFAFLSARLTRDIEAELPIYTTSLLGTLYPQLACPVPAMAIAGFEIDPKEAKLGSGYTVEKHTPLFAASQSGPVCYFRTAFPVTLWPIEIVNAGMVPPENLDVPSWLLTNAAAALEIEIATGGVPLDKLGMRSLRFHIAGGGMGAARLYDLLAAHAVQVLVVGENPSQDWTYGKIRPVGFEANEDVLPYPPHAHRGHRLVQEYFAFPEKFHFFDIELPKLPPRKNAKILVLFDQKPPAGVAVRPTTLKLGCTPIINLFPRSAEPIRVDHTRPEYRLVADARRERTTEVHSITRVAATAPGEPKQVDYAPFFSFVHHRAGERPRAFWHARRVATGRKDLPGTDVWLTFVDTDFKLARPPSETVYAGVLCTNRDLANEIAKDTQLSPERPVPARKIVCLTKPTPQRAAPMGGEALWRLVSNLSQNHLSITDGKTGVAALREILRAYVFGDAPDAERQIDALLEVSSRVVTRRLGSDAWRGYCRGLEITLTLADEQFAGSSPVLLASILSRFFALQAHINAFTELVLKRASRAEVWKRWPPTAGERALL; from the coding sequence ATGAGCAAGGGAGATCCCGATCGGGAGATGCTCGAGCTCTATGCGCGCGAGCTCGCGTATCTGCGCGAGCGTGGCGCCGAGTTCGCGAAGGACTATCCGAAGATCGCGGCGCGCCTCGGTACCTCGAACCAGGCCTCGGCCGATCCCCACGTCGAGCGCCTCGTCGAGGCCTTTGCGTTCCTCTCGGCGCGCCTCACGCGGGACATCGAGGCCGAGCTGCCGATTTACACGACGTCGCTGCTCGGCACGCTGTATCCGCAGCTCGCGTGTCCCGTGCCGGCAATGGCGATCGCCGGGTTCGAGATCGACCCGAAGGAAGCCAAGCTCGGCTCCGGGTACACGGTCGAGAAGCACACGCCGCTCTTCGCGGCCTCGCAGAGCGGCCCTGTTTGTTATTTTCGTACGGCGTTTCCGGTCACGCTCTGGCCGATCGAGATCGTCAATGCGGGCATGGTCCCGCCCGAGAACCTCGACGTCCCCTCGTGGCTGCTCACGAACGCCGCGGCGGCGCTCGAGATCGAGATCGCGACCGGCGGGGTGCCGCTCGACAAACTCGGCATGCGCTCGCTGCGCTTCCACATCGCGGGCGGCGGCATGGGCGCGGCGCGCCTCTACGATCTGCTCGCGGCGCACGCCGTGCAGGTCCTCGTGGTCGGGGAAAACCCCTCGCAAGATTGGACGTACGGCAAGATTCGCCCCGTCGGCTTCGAGGCGAACGAGGACGTCCTGCCGTATCCGCCGCACGCGCACCGCGGCCATCGCCTCGTGCAGGAGTATTTCGCGTTCCCGGAGAAGTTTCATTTCTTCGACATCGAGCTGCCGAAGCTCCCGCCGCGCAAGAACGCGAAGATCCTGGTCCTCTTCGATCAGAAGCCGCCGGCCGGCGTCGCGGTCCGCCCGACGACGTTGAAGCTCGGCTGCACCCCGATCATCAACCTCTTCCCGCGCAGCGCCGAGCCCATCCGCGTCGATCACACGCGGCCCGAGTATCGCCTCGTCGCCGACGCGCGCCGCGAGCGGACCACCGAGGTCCATTCAATCACGCGCGTCGCGGCCACCGCGCCCGGCGAGCCCAAGCAGGTCGACTACGCGCCGTTCTTTTCCTTCGTGCACCACCGCGCGGGCGAGCGGCCGCGCGCGTTCTGGCACGCGCGCCGCGTCGCCACGGGCCGCAAGGACCTGCCGGGCACCGACGTCTGGCTCACGTTCGTCGACACGGACTTCAAGCTCGCGCGTCCCCCGTCGGAGACCGTCTACGCCGGCGTCCTCTGCACGAACCGCGATCTCGCGAACGAGATCGCCAAGGACACGCAGCTCTCGCCCGAGCGCCCCGTCCCGGCGCGAAAAATCGTTTGTCTCACGAAACCGACCCCCCAGCGCGCCGCGCCCATGGGCGGCGAAGCGCTCTGGCGGCTCGTCTCGAACCTCTCGCAGAACCACCTCTCGATCACGGACGGCAAGACGGGCGTCGCGGCCCTGCGCGAGATCCTGCGCGCCTATGTCTTCGGCGACGCGCCCGACGCCGAGCGCCAGATCGACGCGCTCCTCGAAGTGTCGAGCCGCGTGGTCACGCGCCGCCTCGGCAGCGACGCGTGGCGGGGGTATTGCCGGGGCCTCGAGATCACGCTCACGCTCGCGGACGAGCAGTTCGCCGGATCGAGCCCGGTCCTCTTGGCCTCGATCCTCAGCCGATTCTTCGCCTTACAGGCGCACATCAATGCGTTCACCGAGCTCGTGCTGAAGCGAGCATCGCGCGCGGAGGTCTGGAAACGATGGCCGCCCACGGCTGGCGAAAGAGCCCTTCTGTAG
- the tssG gene encoding type VI secretion system baseplate subunit TssG — MAAHGWRKSPSVEAWLFDEGHAFDFYQAVSLLEHWREGDAVPVGEGSDPSRESVRFAGSVALAFPETDVARIRPPHREGEPAKMLVNFLGLGGALGPLPPPIVESIYMRAVRGDTAARDFLDIFNHRLVSFAYRIRKGHRVGLGASSPEKDDAARHLFALLGLGFKALEGRLAVQDRALLEHAANLGSESRSLEGLVAILRRHFGVPIEPIPLTGAFHPIEEADRTAIGRSGQNRALGRDACLGGRFWDQESTFDLRIGPMKLDEFLRFLPDGDALGPLCSLVRFYAGARFHFGLILVLAEREAPRIELGSATCALVGQIAWLGNVNKNGGKIREVRLSRAAIRKGLGEAPG, encoded by the coding sequence ATGGCCGCCCACGGCTGGCGAAAGAGCCCTTCTGTAGAGGCCTGGCTCTTCGACGAGGGGCACGCGTTCGATTTTTATCAGGCCGTCTCCCTCCTCGAACACTGGCGCGAGGGCGACGCCGTCCCCGTCGGCGAAGGCTCCGATCCGTCGCGCGAGTCCGTGCGATTTGCCGGGAGCGTCGCGCTCGCCTTCCCCGAGACCGACGTCGCGCGTATTCGCCCGCCGCACCGCGAGGGCGAGCCTGCGAAGATGCTCGTGAACTTCCTCGGCCTCGGCGGCGCCCTCGGCCCGCTGCCGCCGCCCATCGTCGAGTCGATTTACATGCGCGCCGTCCGCGGCGACACCGCGGCGCGTGATTTCCTCGACATCTTCAACCACCGCCTCGTCTCGTTTGCTTATCGCATCCGCAAGGGCCACCGCGTCGGCCTCGGCGCCTCCTCGCCCGAGAAGGACGATGCGGCGCGGCACCTCTTCGCCCTGCTCGGCCTCGGCTTCAAGGCGCTCGAAGGCCGGCTCGCGGTCCAGGATCGGGCGCTCCTCGAGCACGCGGCGAACCTGGGGAGCGAGTCGCGCTCGCTCGAAGGCCTCGTCGCGATCCTCCGCCGGCATTTCGGCGTTCCCATCGAGCCCATCCCGCTCACCGGGGCCTTTCACCCGATCGAGGAGGCCGACCGCACGGCGATCGGCCGATCCGGCCAGAACCGCGCGCTCGGCCGTGACGCTTGCCTCGGGGGGCGTTTCTGGGATCAGGAGTCCACGTTCGATCTGCGCATCGGGCCCATGAAGCTCGATGAATTCCTTCGATTCCTCCCGGACGGCGACGCGCTCGGGCCTCTCTGCTCCCTCGTCCGTTTTTATGCAGGCGCACGATTCCACTTCGGCCTCATCCTCGTCCTCGCCGAGCGCGAGGCGCCGCGGATCGAGCTCGGGAGCGCCACGTGCGCGCTCGTCGGCCAGATCGCCTGGCTCGGAAACGTGAACAAGAACGGCGGCAAGATCCGCGAGGTGCGTTTGTCCCGTGCGGCCATTCGGAAGGGGCTCGGCGAGGCGCCGGGCTGA
- a CDS encoding DUF4280 domain-containing protein: MGQHVCMGAMMQCSFGVAPSSLTVLPANRTLNSAGPLANIMDGKPMLNVLPFGMCQSLANPTVAAATAAAMGVLTPMPCIPNTPAPWIVGAPTVLLANMPALNNSSKLMCMWGGVIQISFPGQVTVQVP; this comes from the coding sequence ATGGGCCAGCACGTATGCATGGGCGCGATGATGCAATGCAGCTTCGGCGTGGCGCCGAGCTCGCTCACGGTGCTGCCCGCGAACCGGACGTTGAACAGCGCAGGACCGCTGGCGAACATCATGGACGGCAAGCCGATGCTGAACGTGCTGCCGTTCGGGATGTGTCAGAGCCTGGCGAACCCGACGGTGGCCGCGGCGACGGCGGCGGCGATGGGCGTGCTCACGCCGATGCCGTGCATTCCGAACACGCCGGCGCCGTGGATCGTTGGTGCACCCACGGTGCTCCTGGCGAACATGCCCGCGCTGAACAACAGCTCGAAGCTGATGTGTATGTGGGGCGGCGTGATTCAGATCTCGTTCCCCGGGCAGGTCACGGTCCAGGTGCCCTGA
- a CDS encoding toxin-antitoxin system YwqK family antitoxin → MPTDHEERDETGKLISRFQMEEGELHGEFVQYGETEKQIAHRANYAKGKLHGLSITYDPEGREVERSSFENGALHGETKLFDEHGKISQIVTFVKGEQHGPTRLYDEGRLRTLMHFEKGKQNGPFLSFDEQGNEVVRSFYKNGKLEGESLFLDGKGNTLRKANYKADKLHGEVIEYFPNGEVRERATYDNGKKQGDAFSYDVQGKLKAKASYKDGEKRGEVEYDDKGIPKSKEEKETSFFDKIVNKLAGG, encoded by the coding sequence ATGCCGACCGACCACGAAGAGCGCGACGAAACCGGCAAGCTGATCTCCCGGTTCCAGATGGAAGAGGGCGAGCTGCACGGGGAGTTCGTCCAGTACGGGGAGACCGAAAAGCAGATCGCGCACCGGGCGAATTACGCGAAGGGCAAGCTCCACGGGCTGTCGATCACGTACGACCCGGAGGGGCGCGAGGTCGAGCGTTCGTCCTTCGAGAACGGCGCGCTGCACGGCGAGACGAAGCTCTTCGACGAGCACGGCAAGATCTCGCAGATCGTGACGTTCGTGAAAGGCGAGCAGCACGGGCCGACGCGTCTTTACGACGAGGGCCGGCTGCGGACGCTGATGCATTTCGAGAAGGGCAAACAGAACGGCCCGTTCCTGTCGTTCGATGAGCAGGGAAACGAGGTCGTGCGGTCGTTCTACAAGAACGGCAAGCTCGAAGGCGAGTCCTTGTTCCTCGACGGCAAGGGCAACACGCTGCGGAAAGCGAACTACAAGGCGGACAAACTGCACGGGGAAGTGATCGAGTACTTCCCGAACGGCGAGGTCCGCGAGCGCGCCACGTACGACAACGGCAAGAAACAAGGCGACGCGTTCAGCTACGACGTGCAAGGCAAGCTGAAGGCGAAGGCGTCGTACAAGGACGGCGAGAAGCGCGGCGAAGTCGAGTACGACGACAAGGGCATTCCCAAGTCGAAGGAGGAGAAGGAGACGTCCTTCTTCGACAAGATCGTGAACAAGCTCGCGGGAGGCTGA
- a CDS encoding type VI secretion system Vgr family protein gives MPYPQGSLGIAISTPFGADAVLLVDLHGEERISGLFRFELELVSPEKALDFKAIVGKGVTLTIRGMAKEKPRFIHGICTRFVQAGRVGKQTRYRAELHPWLWLLGKTSDCRIFQEKSVPDILKALFQELGFSSGEHFKDSLKGSYAPRPYCVQYQETALDFVSRLMEDEGIHYYFTHEDGKHVMVLTDDSASAVPCPNLDKARFVEQFSSSTDEDAVVECTLEEEIVAGKYASTDYNFEMPSTSLLAEVSGESGKLELFEYPGGHIEKSPGDARAKLRIEAEEARAVRLSGASNCRAFTAGHAFKLDEHDRDDANTDWVLGAVVHRASQEGYTNTFEGFPKKTPYRPPRITPKPAIPGTQTAVVVGKSGEEQWTDEYGRIKVQFHWDRKGAKDDKSSCFVRVVQSWAGKSWGAWFLPRIGQEVVVSFIDGDPDRPLVTGSVYNAEQTVPYGLPGAQTKSTILSRSTKEGDAGNELRFEDKKDSEEFYAHAQKDMLFEVENDWTVKVLHDYTKNVKNERKVTIEEGDESLTVTKGNRTIKVDKGDETHSVKGKRTLEITKDEAHTNKANLDYKVTKNYTIKVDGDLVIEAKSVTIKAKQAFTMKAGTDFKAESGTGMTLKAGTDFKAKGGTNMTLEGAIALKAKGGAQAAVEGGGMLTLKGGMVKIN, from the coding sequence ATGCCTTATCCGCAGGGCAGCCTCGGCATCGCCATCTCGACGCCTTTCGGCGCGGATGCGGTTCTGCTCGTCGATCTGCACGGTGAAGAGCGGATCTCGGGGCTCTTCCGCTTCGAGCTCGAGCTCGTGTCGCCGGAAAAGGCGCTCGACTTCAAGGCGATCGTCGGCAAGGGCGTGACCTTGACGATCCGGGGCATGGCCAAGGAGAAGCCGCGCTTCATCCACGGGATCTGCACGCGGTTCGTCCAGGCAGGTCGCGTCGGCAAGCAGACACGCTACCGCGCGGAGCTGCACCCGTGGTTGTGGCTCCTCGGCAAGACCAGCGATTGCCGCATCTTCCAGGAGAAGAGCGTACCCGACATCCTGAAGGCGCTCTTCCAGGAGCTCGGCTTCTCGTCGGGCGAGCACTTCAAGGATTCGCTGAAGGGCTCGTACGCGCCGCGCCCCTACTGCGTGCAGTACCAGGAGACCGCGCTCGATTTCGTGTCGCGTCTCATGGAGGACGAGGGGATCCACTATTATTTCACGCACGAGGACGGCAAGCACGTGATGGTCTTGACCGACGACAGCGCGTCGGCCGTGCCGTGCCCGAACCTCGACAAGGCGCGGTTCGTCGAGCAGTTCTCGTCGTCGACGGACGAGGACGCGGTCGTCGAGTGCACGCTCGAAGAAGAGATCGTCGCGGGGAAGTACGCGTCGACGGATTACAACTTCGAGATGCCGAGCACGTCGCTGCTCGCGGAGGTCTCGGGTGAATCCGGCAAGCTCGAGCTCTTCGAGTACCCGGGCGGGCACATCGAGAAGAGCCCGGGCGACGCGCGCGCGAAGCTCCGCATCGAAGCGGAGGAGGCGCGGGCGGTGCGTTTGTCCGGCGCATCCAATTGTCGCGCCTTCACCGCGGGCCACGCGTTCAAGCTCGACGAGCACGATCGGGACGACGCGAACACCGACTGGGTCCTCGGCGCGGTCGTGCATCGGGCGAGCCAGGAGGGGTACACGAATACCTTCGAGGGCTTCCCGAAGAAGACGCCGTACCGCCCGCCGCGCATCACGCCGAAGCCCGCGATCCCCGGCACGCAAACGGCCGTCGTCGTGGGCAAGAGCGGCGAGGAGCAGTGGACGGACGAATACGGGCGCATCAAGGTCCAGTTCCACTGGGATCGCAAGGGCGCGAAGGACGACAAGAGCTCGTGCTTCGTGCGGGTCGTGCAGTCCTGGGCGGGCAAGAGCTGGGGCGCGTGGTTCTTGCCGCGCATCGGGCAAGAGGTCGTCGTGAGCTTCATCGACGGCGATCCGGACCGGCCGCTCGTGACGGGCTCGGTGTACAACGCGGAGCAAACGGTGCCTTATGGGCTGCCGGGCGCGCAGACGAAGAGCACGATCCTGAGCCGCTCGACGAAGGAGGGCGACGCGGGGAACGAATTGCGCTTCGAGGACAAGAAGGACAGCGAGGAGTTCTACGCGCACGCCCAGAAGGACATGCTCTTCGAGGTGGAGAACGACTGGACGGTGAAGGTCCTCCACGATTACACGAAGAACGTCAAAAACGAGCGGAAGGTGACGATCGAAGAGGGCGACGAGTCGCTCACGGTCACCAAGGGCAACCGCACGATCAAGGTCGACAAGGGCGACGAGACGCACAGCGTGAAGGGCAAACGCACGCTGGAGATCACCAAGGACGAGGCGCACACGAACAAGGCGAACCTCGATTACAAGGTGACGAAGAACTACACGATCAAGGTCGACGGCGACCTCGTGATCGAGGCGAAGAGCGTCACGATCAAGGCCAAGCAGGCGTTCACGATGAAGGCGGGCACGGATTTCAAGGCCGAGTCCGGGACGGGGATGACGCTGAAGGCCGGCACCGATTTCAAGGCCAAGGGCGGGACGAACATGACGCTCGAGGGCGCGATCGCGCTGAAGGCGAAGGGCGGCGCGCAGGCGGCGGTGGAGGGCGGCGGCATGCTGACGTTGAAGGGCGGCATGGTGAAGATCAACTGA
- a CDS encoding MSCRAMM family protein: MSAETTGFGNILLGRPRRLDRHGILAFLRNVALDRRGMLELRRMLAEELHRSSIHHLRDDVVIEQLADRYLRGSLSLVLVHPRDVELEGFMVEGADTTPLTGPKNEAGDLRPAPEVPPEYPVLARVESDQVIDSTLKLIAKLTDLLFGSFGLQKRPSTLAKELVLLAADEARGVKTANTKVDLDLALQLHPQGNVIVPDPQVKDAYVAAAAEIAAGPHPAAKGLIDLIFPLARVDVSRRFDNPVKSGSVRNDRMGEDKAEDGSGDWVEIELVDDGDPPKPLVGQPFRVELRNGKVVEGVLDENGKARVEGVTAGSATVTFPEIDKKKWKPNDEGKAYGLGGPAPAGASPVTGSSVAEDTTFVEVELLDDGDPPKPVAGARYRVELDSGETFEGTLDDSGKARLEGLPKGKGTITFPDIDQGQWEPNEGGTFTPPSAGASAASAASPVPAGAWTDIELVDDGDPPKPVAGARYRLELADGKVIEGTLDENGKARIDDVPEGSGTLTFPDIDEGQWR, encoded by the coding sequence ATGAGCGCCGAGACGACAGGCTTCGGGAACATCCTGCTGGGCCGCCCGCGGCGCCTCGATCGGCACGGCATCCTCGCGTTTTTGCGCAACGTCGCGCTCGATCGCCGCGGCATGCTGGAGCTCCGGCGCATGCTCGCCGAGGAGCTCCATCGCTCCTCGATTCATCACCTCCGCGACGACGTTGTGATCGAGCAGCTCGCGGATCGATACCTGCGCGGCTCGCTCTCGCTCGTCCTCGTGCACCCGCGCGACGTCGAGCTCGAAGGCTTCATGGTCGAGGGCGCGGACACGACGCCCCTCACGGGTCCGAAAAACGAGGCCGGCGATCTGCGCCCCGCGCCCGAGGTCCCGCCCGAGTATCCGGTGCTCGCGCGCGTCGAGTCCGATCAGGTCATCGACTCCACGCTGAAGCTCATCGCGAAGCTCACCGATCTGCTCTTCGGCTCGTTTGGCCTGCAAAAACGCCCCTCGACGCTCGCGAAAGAGCTCGTGCTCCTCGCGGCCGACGAGGCGCGCGGCGTGAAGACCGCGAACACGAAGGTCGATCTCGACCTCGCGCTTCAGCTTCATCCCCAAGGCAACGTCATCGTCCCCGATCCGCAGGTCAAGGACGCGTACGTCGCCGCCGCGGCCGAGATTGCGGCCGGGCCGCATCCCGCCGCGAAGGGCCTCATCGATCTGATCTTCCCGCTCGCGCGCGTCGACGTCTCGCGCAGGTTCGACAATCCCGTGAAGAGCGGGTCTGTCCGGAATGACCGGATGGGCGAGGACAAGGCCGAGGACGGCTCGGGGGATTGGGTCGAAATCGAACTCGTCGACGACGGCGATCCGCCGAAGCCGCTCGTGGGCCAGCCGTTCCGGGTCGAGCTTCGGAATGGCAAGGTCGTCGAGGGCGTGCTCGACGAGAATGGCAAGGCGCGCGTCGAGGGCGTCACGGCGGGCAGCGCCACGGTCACGTTCCCCGAGATCGACAAGAAGAAGTGGAAGCCCAACGACGAGGGCAAGGCCTACGGCCTCGGAGGCCCGGCGCCTGCCGGCGCGAGCCCCGTCACGGGATCGTCCGTCGCGGAGGACACGACGTTCGTCGAAGTGGAATTGCTCGACGACGGCGATCCGCCGAAGCCCGTGGCCGGCGCGCGTTATCGTGTCGAGCTCGACAGCGGCGAGACCTTCGAGGGGACGCTCGACGACAGCGGCAAGGCGCGCCTCGAAGGTTTGCCCAAGGGCAAGGGGACGATCACGTTCCCCGACATCGATCAAGGGCAATGGGAGCCGAACGAGGGCGGCACCTTCACGCCCCCGAGCGCGGGCGCGAGCGCCGCGTCCGCGGCGTCGCCCGTACCTGCGGGCGCGTGGACCGACATCGAGCTCGTCGACGACGGCGACCCGCCGAAGCCCGTGGCCGGCGCGCGGTATCGCCTGGAGCTCGCGGACGGCAAGGTGATCGAGGGGACGCTCGACGAGAATGGCAAGGCGCGGATCGACGACGTCCCCGAAGGCAGCGGGACGCTCACGTTCCCGGACATCGACGAAGGCCAGTGGCGCTGA